The Burkholderia pyrrocinia genomic sequence GCAGCCTTCGTATATTTCATTCGGTTTACTAACTAACAAGGCTGCCCCTTTTCCTCGTCGAACCTGATCGTCAAGCACTAGTACCGTCGCGGCGGCACGCCGCTTGTCGACCGCGCCCGCGCCGCGCGCCGTCGCGCCTTTCCGTTGCCGTTACCGGGATGCCACCGCCGTCCAGAGCTTTGCCAGGTCGCCTGAACCGTCTGATCCCTTGACCGTGCGCAGCACCTGGACCGCATGCGCCTTCTGGCCGGCCACGTAATACGCCTCGCCGAGCCGCAGTCGCGCCGCGTCGGGATGCTCGAGCCCGCCCTTCGCGATCGCCTGCTCCATCATCGGCAAACCCTGCTGCGCATGACCCGCGAAGACGAGGTTCATGCCCGCGTCGATCGGCGCCGCCGGCGTCGCGGCGTCCCCGCCCGGTTGCGCGCGCTTGGCGGCGAGCGCCTGCAGCCGCTTCTCGCGGTCCGCCTGTGCGTCCTTGCCGAGTACGCCGGACGCGAACCCCTGGTCGATTACCTGCTTGCCTTCGGCCGACGATCCCGCAACCAGTGCGAGCTGCGTCATCTCCATGTATGCGTCTGCCGTCGCAAGCGACCCCGTCGCCCGGCGCAGCCGGTAGATGTCGAGGTCGAGCGACGACAGATATCCGGGGTTGCCGCGAATGGCCGTGACCATTTCGTCCCAGTACGCTGGGCTCGGGTGGTACGCCACCAGCAGCCCGAGCGCACTGCGGTATGCGTTGCCGCCCTTCACTTTCTGCGCGCACGTCGCGAGCATCTGCAACTGCCCTTCGTCCGGTGCGTGTCCACCGTTCGCCTGCGCGTCCGTGCTCGCCTTCAACTGGCTCACGACCGGCGCGCAATCGTTCGACAGGTAATACGACTGCGTGAGCAGCGTGCGCATTTCCGGATCCGTTCCCCCTACCTTCAGGTAGCGCTGCGCGGTCCGGATCGCCAGCGGATAGTTCTTCTGCTGGAAGTAGATGCCGGCGAGCGCCGCCGCGGTCCGCTGCTCGTCCTCGCCCGACAGCCGCCCCGAGTTCAGTACGGTTTCGTACGCCTGCGCGGCCGTGCCCGAGTCGCCGGCCGCCATCGCCGCCGCACCGCGCATCTCTTCCACCATGTACGTTTCGTACGGCGTCCGGTTAGGGACGGCGGCCGCCTGCGCGATCTTGCCGAGCGCGTCGCGATACTTGTGCGCCCGGTACAGTTCCTGCGCCGCCGCCAACGGTTTCGCCACGTCCGGCCGAAGCGCGTCCGCCGGCAACGCCGGCCGGCCGAGCATGCATGCCGCGCCGAGTGCCGTCACCGCCATCATCCGTTTCCATCGTCGCTGGTTCATCGGCTCGTCCGTTTCGTCATTGCATGAATTGTTCGTTACCGATCAGGCCGATCTTGGTCGCGCCCACGCGTTGCGCGGACGCCAGCACGGTCGCAACGTCCTTGTACGGCACCAGCTTGTTGGGCCGCAGATGGATCTCCGCCTGCACGGGTTCCGCCGCCACCTGGGTCAGCTTCGCCTCGAGCGCCGCACGGTCCGGCACCGGCGCGCCGTTCCACGTCGTCGTGCCGTCGAAATCGATGTCGATCTGCACGACTTCCGGCGGCGTTGCCGGCGGCGGCGGATTGCCCACCGGCAAGTCCATCTTCACCGAATGCATCTGAATCGGGATCGTGATGATCAGCATGATCAGCAACACCAGCATCACGTCGATCAGCGGCGTGGTGTTGATGTCGACCATCACGTCCGGTTCTGCGTTGCCCCCGCCCGAAGGCACGTTCATACCCATCGTCGACTCCTGTCGATCAGCGTTGGTGCTTTAGCGCTTATGCTGGTCCCATGCTTTGCGGTCGAGCAGCGTTCGCACTATCGCGCTCGTGTCGGCCGGAGCACTTACTCCAGCCCCATGCTTCACAGCCATTCCCGTGCGCGGCTATCCGCCACGTGCGGGTGGCTCCGTAATGAACGACAGCTTCGCGATCCCCGCGCGCTCGCACATCGTGACCACCCGGCCAATGAACTCGTAGCGCGTGTTCTGGTCGCCCCGCACGTGGACGCTCGGCTGCGGCTGCTGCTGCGACACGTCCTTCAGCTTCGCGAGCAGCGTCGGCGCGTCCACCAGTTGCTCGCCCCAGAAGAAATCGCCGTCGCGGTTCACTGCGATCTCGATGCTTTTCGGCGTCGTCTGCAGCGGCTGCACCGTCTCCTTCGGAAGCTGAAGCTGGATCGTGTGCGTCACGACCGGAATCGTGATCAGGAAGATGATCAGCAACACCAGCATCACGTCGACGAGCGGCGTCGTGTTGATGTTGGCGATCACCTCGTCGCTATCGTCCTGCCCGACGTTCATGGCCATCGCGCTTCTCCGTCAGCCGATCAGTTCGCGAGCGATGCCGCCGGCGCCGGCGCGCGCACCGGGCGCCGGTTGCCGGCCAGCAGCACCGTGTGTAATTGCGCGCCGAAGTTGCGGACCCGTTCCATCACCGACTTGTTCCGCCGGACCAGGAAGTTGTAGCCGAGCACCGCCGGCACCGCGACGGCAAGACCGATCGCGGTCATGATGAGCGCCTCGCCCACCGGGCCCGCGACCTTGTCGATCGACGCCTGGCCGGCGATGCCGATCGCCGTCAGCGCGTGATAAATCCCCCAGACCGTGCCGAACAGCCCCACGAACGGGGCCGTCGAGCCCACCGTGGCCAGGAATGCGAGCCCGTCCTGCATGCGGTTCGATACGTTCGTGATCGAGCGTTCGACCGACACGTCGATCCACGTGTTGCGGTCCACCGCTTCCAGCAGTGCGTCTTCGTGATGCTCGCCGGCCTCGATCGCCGTTTCGGCGATGAACCGGAACGGCGACGCCTCGTCGAGCAGCCTGGCGCCCTCGGCCAGCGACGGCGCGGACCAGAGCTGTGCGTCCGCCAGCTTCGCGCGACGATTCGCGCGCAACTGTTCCAGGAACTTGGTGATCATGATGTACCAGCTCCCCATCGACATGATCACCAGCAGGATCAGCACGAAACGTGCGACGAAATCGCCGTTCTTCCATAGCGCACCGAGCCCGTACGGGTTCTCGACCGCTTCCGTCGTGGCCGGCGCGGGCGGCGGCGCCGGCTCGGCGGCGGCCGGCGCCGGCGTGGCCGACGGTGCCGCGGCCTGTGCCGACGTGCCGGCCGCCCCGCTTGCCTGCGCTTGGGCGAGCTGCGGCGCAACGAACCCGTCGACTGCGGCGACGGACATCAACATGCTTGCCGCCAGCGCGGCCAGTGAACGCTTCGTCATACCCCACTCCAGTTCTTTCGGTGAACTTAATACTTCAGTTCGAGACGGTTTTCCCCGGCCCGGCGCGAGCCGGGCCGCCCACTGCATCAATTCAGATTGAACGAGAACGGCACCTGGACCCGCACCGACTGGCCCTGCGCGACGCACTTGAACCGTTTCACGGTGTTGTAGGCGGCGCGATCGAGGATCGGATCGGCGGACTGCGCCACGCGCTCGTTCGTGATGTTCCCTTCCGCATCCACGATGAATTCGATCGTCACGTCGCCCGTGATGTTGTTTTCCTGCGCTTCCTTCGGGTACTGGATCGACGCGCGAAGCGTGTCCGAATTCGGGCAGACGACGCCCAC encodes the following:
- a CDS encoding tetratricopeptide repeat protein, with protein sequence MNQRRWKRMMAVTALGAACMLGRPALPADALRPDVAKPLAAAQELYRAHKYRDALGKIAQAAAVPNRTPYETYMVEEMRGAAAMAAGDSGTAAQAYETVLNSGRLSGEDEQRTAAALAGIYFQQKNYPLAIRTAQRYLKVGGTDPEMRTLLTQSYYLSNDCAPVVSQLKASTDAQANGGHAPDEGQLQMLATCAQKVKGGNAYRSALGLLVAYHPSPAYWDEMVTAIRGNPGYLSSLDLDIYRLRRATGSLATADAYMEMTQLALVAGSSAEGKQVIDQGFASGVLGKDAQADREKRLQALAAKRAQPGGDAATPAAPIDAGMNLVFAGHAQQGLPMMEQAIAKGGLEHPDAARLRLGEAYYVAGQKAHAVQVLRTVKGSDGSGDLAKLWTAVASR
- a CDS encoding ExbD/TolR family protein, coding for MGMNVPSGGGNAEPDVMVDINTTPLIDVMLVLLIMLIITIPIQMHSVKMDLPVGNPPPPATPPEVVQIDIDFDGTTTWNGAPVPDRAALEAKLTQVAAEPVQAEIHLRPNKLVPYKDVATVLASAQRVGATKIGLIGNEQFMQ
- a CDS encoding ExbD/TolR family protein, with translation MAMNVGQDDSDEVIANINTTPLVDVMLVLLIIFLITIPVVTHTIQLQLPKETVQPLQTTPKSIEIAVNRDGDFFWGEQLVDAPTLLAKLKDVSQQQPQPSVHVRGDQNTRYEFIGRVVTMCERAGIAKLSFITEPPARGG
- a CDS encoding MotA/TolQ/ExbB proton channel family protein, with protein sequence MTKRSLAALAASMLMSVAAVDGFVAPQLAQAQASGAAGTSAQAAAPSATPAPAAAEPAPPPAPATTEAVENPYGLGALWKNGDFVARFVLILLVIMSMGSWYIMITKFLEQLRANRRAKLADAQLWSAPSLAEGARLLDEASPFRFIAETAIEAGEHHEDALLEAVDRNTWIDVSVERSITNVSNRMQDGLAFLATVGSTAPFVGLFGTVWGIYHALTAIGIAGQASIDKVAGPVGEALIMTAIGLAVAVPAVLGYNFLVRRNKSVMERVRNFGAQLHTVLLAGNRRPVRAPAPAASLAN